Below is a window of Impatiens glandulifera chromosome 2, dImpGla2.1, whole genome shotgun sequence DNA.
CCGAGATATTCATAAGCTGAGTGAATCATTTATCCCCTAATCATCAATAGAATTTGGAGAGCCATGAGCTTTGAGAGCAGAATGTTAATGCATAACAGCACAAGGGACATGGATTTACAGTTTTGAGTTCTTTTTGCTAATTGTTGTTAactaatttgtttgattttacttttagaattttttctttattaaatcaCTATTCACAACAAACATTGGCATTACTTGTTATgaatttttgttgttgttgttgtttatttCCCACATAAATATCGTGTTTTTGCACACTGTTTTTCACACAAATATTGGATGAATGAGAATTTagcatgtatatatatattttttttgttagacaTCAACATTGGTGAAGAAGTAAATGATTGCACAAAAAGTATTAACCTCAATCTACCAAGCATGAGATTTTagacaaagaaaataaattttaataaatcaattgagAAAGAAACTTGGAATGAATTGTCATGATATTTTTTGTATATTAGACTTCAGCCCACCTCACCCGAGAACATACACATCTGACTCCAACTATTAGAGTGtctttgaattattatttttatttaacttgttttatattatgttatattgataacatataataatttttatattttaattaataaaatataatctctagaatcattttgtttttactGAATTTCCAAAGTTACAAAGAAAATGAATGCTGTTGCATTGTGAATTGCTAAATTAAATGCATTGAATTCTAACGGCAAATTGCAATTTAAGACTTGATTTATTCGTTTGCATTTAATGCCATTATGAAATttattctcaaaaataaatttattgatatttttaaggagtttcataaaaaataagCTTCTATAATTGATCAAATTTAAGCAATTCCAAAAACACATAATTTGACAATACCTCTTCAACAATTCCAAAATAACTTCTTCGACTTTCTttccattaatttttttatttttattttactttatattgaAAAGTGAACTGAGTCATTAGAGGATGGCAAGATCTTATATATTGAATGAACTTAGAATATGGACTGGATCAAATATGAATTTCTGACGGGTTGGGCCACTAAAGGGCAAATCCTGTAGGCCGTTTAGCATTTTCCTGTTTCTTTGGTGATGACAATTGACAAAGGATTTTATAGTAAATAGAACACGTACGTGCTATTTATagtaaccttttttttatttatttattatagttataaataaaaataaagggtattAATTAGCAAGTGATGAGGAGGGGGggtatattttgaaaaaaagagtaaaaagaAAGGGCATGATTTGAGTTTGGTTATGAGGAGTCGCTTTCTGGTTAGTCTTGAGAGGGTCGAGATGCCCCCATTGTGTGAACAATTTACCGGTAATTTGTCAGATTCAGTACGATTAGAgtcccaccaccaccaccaccgtcAAAGGAATATGATAAGTCTTGAGAGACCTTtaattattcattcatttatttatttatttatttattgatgtGTTCTTCAATGCCCTACAACTTTATTCCTTGAAAAACGAACCATGGTATAATTGAGagggtttggtttggtttggtttgctTGGAGAGAAAGGATATTcacaactaattaattaattaattaagattctCATTCCTTTTAAGTTTTATGATTATCATTAATTAACCTAGCTAGCTAATTAGCTTACATACAGCTTGGAGAGAGTTTAAGGTAAATATTGTTGTATACATCATTATAATATCAACATTACACAGAATAATCATttggaattaataaatatatatatataaatatgaacaGTCTAGGTAATAAAGGTGTGAATGGAATTCATTGATACCTTGGTAGATGTCGATCTCTTTCAATAATAGTTGTCACCCTCACTTGGGAGATTCATGATCAGTAACCCAGTTTCACTTTGTCAGAACTCTCTTCGTGCCTCTCTGATcacttttttatctctttctctctctctcatgAAGTCTTGTTTGATCGATGTTGGATTTATATGATAGTATGAATGTCCAAGttgttatttatttcaaaaactaaGGACTCTTTTTTAACGAAAAaacatcaacaaaaaaaaaagaaaaagaaaaaaaagattagtAGACCAAGATGTCACGAGTTTGATTACATTTAGAAGCGTTTTGAATGAAAGTATGAACCATAATTGTGggttctccttaattaaaaaacaattaataagtCCTAATAACTTCTAGAGATTTCTCGCCAAGGAGCACGACAAACTGATCTTGACTTTAGCCACATCATGTGAAGATGGATCTTGAGATGagatattaatttcaaaaaacttTTGTCCTATCGAGTCTCGAGCCATATAATCCATGAACACTCACTGCAAACTAATACAATATAATGGTATAACATATGTCGCTAATGATTGATTTTAATGAATATACatataatacattatatttatacataccaTTAATTAAACTTATCGAGTACATATATACTGGATTGGTTATTcgtataattcaaattaaacaaagaCTTGGTGTTCTAGAAGTAAAACATTCATGATATCTGGTTAGAAAACTCATTTTCCTCTCTAGAAGCACAGGTCGGGTCTATGCCAATATGCCGGCAAATGAGGCCATGACCAGCCCTAAGAAGAGCAATTTTTAACACTGTctttagtttataattttaaatgattaacaATAGTAGTTTTTCATAACCATAAAATTGAGTTTTCTGGCACATTGTGAGAATAGTTAGTTAGTTAATAAGAATCTTTttgtagattatttttttttttaaaaaaacttgtCTTCATTCTTTTTGACCGATGCATTATTGTTACCTTATTTTTGTCTAAAATTCAATGATTACTACCGTTGTTGTCATTTTGCGTGGTTTTGAGTGGGATTTTGGCGTTtctgtatatatattatacaatttatatataaagatatttttCAGTTACTGAGTAGCTAGTCCAAAAGAAACAACGAATAAGTACGATcctatttttatgattttttcatAATGACAATATCATTGTACCCACATATAGGGCGTATATAGGTCGATTAGTAATGCCCTATTGTATGATGATAtgtttagagagagagaagagagagagaatgaacCCATCAATGGCTGCACAAGTTCTGATGCATTATCATGCTTTTGTGTCGAGCAATCGCATTAATTGATTTCTTGCAGATTGACGgtcagaaaagaagagaaaggaAAACAAACATATGGGCCTCTCTTGTACTTCATttcattctcattttcattctttttattttattttattatacctctcaaatttattataccTAGCTAGCTAGTAAATTAAATCATagtaaatgtaaaaataaataaacacaacATTGCAGTACTTTTGACGGTCTTTCAAATATGTCATctcataaaatgaaaattaaaaaataaggaTGTGAAGTCACAAAAATATACAAGAACTACAATCTTCccgaaacaaaaaaaaacttgcATTGACCACTTTCTTCCAAAGTTCTGAattctttttcttatatttaatatttatacttTATGTCCCATATATGTTATTGTATCAAATTTCTATTAATCCAACACAATTTTCATGAAGCTATATGCTAATTAATAACATTTGAAGTAATTGAATATATTGTATTCGATCATCAACCTTCAATGTGGGAAGGCCAGCAATTCGAGACGTCGAGTAAGGATAGGTCGACACGGTGCatctatgattttttttcttaagtaAACACAATTTGTATTATCATGAATAATTCATTATTCCAAGCTAAGAGGTACACTACAATGAAGCAAAAAAAACCCTAAAATGTACAATAGATAACATACAAACTTGCTCAAATTCGAGATTCTGGAATGAGCATAGGGCAGCATGAAGTTGGACCTTACTCATTATATTGCAATGACAAATGAAGGACAGGTCTTCTAATAAAGCACTAacagttttaaaattcaagtcCTTGAAATGTATCCTAGCTAGTGGAGCTTATATAGATGCATGTGTAAGCTTTCTAGCTAGATTGAGACACAggatcatttttcttttcatgatctaagcaaacaaaataaaagtaaaaaaaattcttaaatctCCCATCTGCATTAATCCTTAAGAGATAACAAATGTATATAGTTTCTATTACACTGTGCGCATGTCCATTAAACAAAcacaaacatttaaataatcatGTCTTCAAAGATGTGAATATATAAACCACACACACACATGCATATTATGTAAGTAATTAAACAAAGGAATTGAATGATGGAAtattgtagagagagaaagaagatcTTGTCACAGTAGATGTCTAGTAGGTGTAGAAGAAGAAGTGTCAAAACCAGAGAGATGATCGATCCATGCAGACGATGCAATAATATTAGTATGATTACCACCGCCGGCCCAATACTGATGATCATGATTCCCAATATTTTCATGATCATTTATACTTGCCAACAAATTTCTTGATAAATTTACCCCCATACTTCCTAATTCCACTTTCATTAATGGATGATGATCAACAACGTCGGTTTCAGATGGGTTATAAGTAGTAGTGGATATTGAAAGTGGATTCGGATCTAAACCTGCCAAGAACGGAAACTGATGATGAGCCCCCCTCCACTGTTGTTGTTCATCGAATGATCTGTTCCCTAATATAAGCCCTAGCGCACCTGATCCCATACCACCAAGTCCTGCAGCCGCCTGACCATAAATATCGGCCTGGCTATATTCACTTAACGGAGGTAAATTAGGTAGAATCGGCAAGTGGGCGGTTGGATGAGTTTGGCAAAGGAAATTCTCGAAAATAGAATTACCCGACCCACATGAGATAGGTTTAGAATTAATAGGAGAGTTTGCTAACTTTACTGGAGATTTTGATGATCCCCTTTTCCTCTTACTGATCTTCTTGTTGCGGCGGCAACCGCCTCCAACGGGCACGTTTCTCAAGGCGCCGCCACGTGTCCAATAGCGACGACAAGTCTTGCAGAAGTGTCTGGGCTGAGTGAGACTATAGTTGTTAAAGTAACAAAACTTAGTGTTGGTTGATTCACACCTTGGACACTTCAAAGCAGCCTCCGGCGGTGGTAGTTTGGCTAGACGAGCCTGCACCACCATGGATCCAGGTGGTCTCCCCTGGGCCGATCCATGGTCTTGTACGATGGAAGGGATGAGTTGTTGCTGGCTTACTTCATCGGAGCTACCACCACCACCTTCTTGTTGCTGTtgataaaaaacaatatcattaaTTAGGTATATGTGTTGAATATGCGAAAAAGAGTTGAATCTTAGGAATTAAGACaatgaaatgaaagaaaccCTAGGTAGCACCTGAGACCattgaggaggaggaggatcaAGATAGAC
It encodes the following:
- the LOC124927007 gene encoding dof zinc finger protein DOF3.6-like, producing MDFQSSPLPPHHHVYLDPPPPQWSQQQEGGGGSSDEVSQQQLIPSIVQDHGSAQGRPPGSMVVQARLAKLPPPEAALKCPRCESTNTKFCYFNNYSLTQPRHFCKTCRRYWTRGGALRNVPVGGGCRRNKKISKRKRGSSKSPVKLANSPINSKPISCGSGNSIFENFLCQTHPTAHLPILPNLPPLSEYSQADIYGQAAAGLGGMGSGALGLILGNRSFDEQQQWRGAHHQFPFLAGLDPNPLSISTTTYNPSETDVVDHHPLMKVELGSMGVNLSRNLLASINDHENIGNHDHQYWAGGGNHTNIIASSAWIDHLSGFDTSSSTPTRHLL